The Litorilinea aerophila genome segment ACCGGGCTGGCCCTGGCGGCCCTCCTGCACCTGCTGCTGGACTTCCACACCCTGCTGCGGCGTTGGGAGGCCCTGGCCCTGGACTTCAACCCCGGCCTGCTCTGGGATCGGCTGGCCGCCGCGGCCGCGGCGGTCTTCCTCGTCCTCTTTGTGGCCGCGGTCATGCCCAACCTTTACATCGGGCCCATCGCCTATCGCTACTTTGACTTCATCGCGCCCTACAACCAGCGGCTGGAGGAGATGGCCAGGCGGCTTTTTCCGGACGTCAAAGGGACCTCCCGGCTCCCGGGCGGCCAACTGGCCGGCGGGCTGCCCAACGAGTTCCTGCTGGCCGGCGGGCCGGACTTGAGCGCCACCGAGATCATGCGGGTGCGCACCAACGACGCGGTTTACAGCGATTACCCCTTCGAAGATGTCGCGCCGCCGGGCCACTACATGCGATCCGGCACCTTTGCTGTCTATGACGGGAAGGGCTGGCAGAACCCGTCGGACCTGACCACCCTGGACCAGAGCGCCGACGACCGCTGGGGAGGCATCTCCCTGGATGGGCGCAAGCTCCTGGTGCAAACGGTCTTTCTCTCCATCAACAGCTCGGTCCTGTACGCCGCGCCGGAGCCCATTGAGGCCTCGGTGGACTACCGGTTGCTCTACCGCCAGCCGGATGATCTGGTGGCCCTGCGAGCCCGGGAAAGTAGCTACACCGTGGTGTCGGCCATCCCCGCGGTGAATGAGGAGATGTTGCGGGCCGTGCCGGACTGGGGCGAAACCAACCCTGTGCCCGAGGAGCTGGCGGTCCATTTGCAGCTTCCGGACACGGTGACGCCCCGTACCCGGGAGCTGGCCCAGGAGCTCACCGCCGGCCTGGACGGCCCCTTTGCCAAGGCCCAGGCCATAGAGCAGTATCTGCGGACCTTTACCTACGACCTGACGGTGCCGCCCCCGCCCGCGGATGTGGCGGATGTGGCCGACTACTTTCTCTTCGATCTACAGCGGGGCTATTGCGACTACTACGCCACGGCGTTCGTGGTGCTGGCCCGGCTGGCCGGCCTGCCCACCCGCTTTGCCACGGGCTTCGCCGTGGGCCACTGGGATCCTTATGAGCAGATCTGGATCGTCACCGAGGCCGAAGCCCACTCCTGGCCGGAGGTGTACATGCCGCCCTACGGCTGGATCCCCTTTGAGCCCACCGCCGGCCGCCCGGAGTTGAGCCGCGTTGCCGCACCTGGTTTCAGCGGCGGCCTGGCTTCCAACCCAGGTCCATCCACGCCGACGGAGGTGGACCTGACGCCGGAAGAGTCGGCCTGGAGCTGGCAGCTGCTGTTCTGGCTGGTGCCTCTGGGGTTGCTTCTGTGGGGAGTCTGGGCCTGGCTGGCCCGCTGGCGTGCCGGCCGGGAGGATCCCTGGACGGAGTTGCTACGCCATGGACGGCGGCTGGGCCGCCCCATGGAGGCCGGCGAGACGGTGCTGGAGTATGGCCGGGAGCTGGCCGCCCACATCACCACCCACCAGGCGCGCACACCGGACACGGGCCGCATCGTGGCCCGGGAGATCCTGGCCTTGAGCCGTGCCGTGAGCGATATGCTGTACGGTGCGGCGGCCCGCCGGGAGCAGGCCATGCGCCAGGCGTCTGAACACTGGGGGCGCCTCCGGGGCTACCTTCGGGGCCTGCGTGTGCGGGCCTGAGCCTCAGCGCTGTTCCACGTAGGCTTTCAGCGCGGCCATGGCCTGCCGCAGTTTGGCCTCCTGACGTCCCCGCAACAGGGCCAGGAGCAGGGCCGGCCAGCCGTGGTAGGTGTGGCGCGCGTAGAGGCGACAGCCACCCAGGTTGTCGCTGAACTGGGCTGTGTGGACTGCCACCATGCCGGCCCCCTGACTTTCCCACACCACCGTCTTGCTGGAGATATCCTGGCTGGCAGCCATGCGGATGACGG includes the following:
- a CDS encoding SRPBCC family protein, producing the protein MTAPRFSVEATIQIHAATGAVWEKFRQVADWPRWNPEIVSARWLQGPPWEEDSVLELRHRSLFGRVVTTTAVIRMAASQDISSKTVVWESQGAGMVAVHTAQFSDNLGGCRLYARHTYHGWPALLLALLRGRQEAKLRQAMAALKAYVEQR
- a CDS encoding transglutaminase-like domain-containing protein encodes the protein MTVQTTGEATILAEERSPWLWTAARWLEARLRPHLGWVVLLVCMLLSLLPAMAMRVNRWVDLNSFQAVVDWMGPLGVAGTWLVLGWRRPGPGETGPRRALAAAVGLMLLGPFLLSQFLVGWLPGPLALWRAAQTGAWSSLLAEMAGDWLRLLSRYGTWWQGVQAGGAAQDDLVFAGVAGLVLWTVGVLTAWLVRRYRQGLLAAAPSLWLLGTILLYSSGGRSLLVTGLALAALLHLLLDFHTLLRRWEALALDFNPGLLWDRLAAAAAAVFLVLFVAAVMPNLYIGPIAYRYFDFIAPYNQRLEEMARRLFPDVKGTSRLPGGQLAGGLPNEFLLAGGPDLSATEIMRVRTNDAVYSDYPFEDVAPPGHYMRSGTFAVYDGKGWQNPSDLTTLDQSADDRWGGISLDGRKLLVQTVFLSINSSVLYAAPEPIEASVDYRLLYRQPDDLVALRARESSYTVVSAIPAVNEEMLRAVPDWGETNPVPEELAVHLQLPDTVTPRTRELAQELTAGLDGPFAKAQAIEQYLRTFTYDLTVPPPPADVADVADYFLFDLQRGYCDYYATAFVVLARLAGLPTRFATGFAVGHWDPYEQIWIVTEAEAHSWPEVYMPPYGWIPFEPTAGRPELSRVAAPGFSGGLASNPGPSTPTEVDLTPEESAWSWQLLFWLVPLGLLLWGVWAWLARWRAGREDPWTELLRHGRRLGRPMEAGETVLEYGRELAAHITTHQARTPDTGRIVAREILALSRAVSDMLYGAAARREQAMRQASEHWGRLRGYLRGLRVRA